The Deinococcus sp. KNUC1210 nucleotide sequence CGGCGTGACCTATGCCCTGCTGCGCGACGAACTGCCCCGGCTGGGTATCGAGGTCAGCTTCGTGGACGCACTCGATCTGGACGCGGTGGCTGCGGCTTTCCGCCCGAACACGAAACTGCTGCACGTCGAAAACCTGACCAACCCGCTCCTGACCGTGACCGACGTGCCGAAGCTCGCCGAGCTGGCCCACGCACGCGGGGCACTGCTGAGCGTGGACAGCACGTTTACCGGCCCAGCCGTCTTCAGGCCCGCGCAGCACGGCGCAGACATCGTCACGCACTCGCTCGCCAAGTATCTGAGTGGACACAGCACCGCGTTCGGCGGCGCCGTGATCGGGCGGGCCGATCTGGTGGCGCAGGCACGGCGCGTGCTGCTGCGGCTGGGCGGCACCATCAGCGCCTTCGATGCCTGGATGACCCTTCAGGGCCTCAAAACGCTGGGCCTGCGGATGCGTGCCCACAGCGGCAACGCGCAGGCCATCGCCGACGTGCTGCAAAACCATCCGCGTGTGCGGCGGGTATATCACCCCGGTCTGGAGAGCCATCCCCAGTTTCTGCTGGCCCAGGATCTGTACCCCGACGGCTTCGGCGGCATGATGGCGCTGGAAGTGGACGACGCCGACGAATTCGTGAAGCGGCTGGCCGGGCGGATTCCGCTGGCCCCCAGCCTCGCCGACGTGATGAGCACGCTGTCTCACCCGTGGAGCACCAGTCACCGGGCATTGCCGGACGCAGACAAACGGCGGCTGGGGATCACGCCGGGGCTGCTGCGGTTTTCGGTGGGGATCGAGGATGTCGTGGACCTGCTGGATGAATTGGAGCGGGCGCTGGCTTGAGAGGGATCGCGGGTGCGCGGCGTTCGGCGGCTGCCTGAGTGCGACCCCACCCGCTCGCCAGAGGACAGAAGGGGCGCATGCCTGCCGGTTCATTCAAAGTCAGGCCACTTCAACAGCAACAGGGAAGCAACCGCACTTGCTTCCCTGTTGAAAAGTAGACGATCTGGAGCGAGGCTCGGACATTCGGCAACACGGACGCCATACCGCAGGAAACCAGGCAATCCGACCAACTGGAACGTATCGGCGCAGTCGTGACCGAACGTCCATCAACCACCAGCAGAGGACACCAAAAGAGGGGGCCGCCCAACCCGGGCGGCCCCCTCCTCATTCACCTTAGAACAGCAGCTTGATCGGCGTCTCCAGCAGCGCCGCCACGTCATGCAGGAAGCTGGCACCACGACGGGCGTCCATGTCGCCGCGCAGGCTCAACACGGCGCGGCCATCCTCGCTGCGGCCCACGCTCAGGCTGCGCTCTCCGAGGTGCAGTTCGTCCAGACCCAGTTCGGCAGCGTCCAGCACCAGCAGACCCTGGGCCGCGCCGCCGCGCTGCGACAATGCGCCCAGCGAGGTGCGGAAGTCGCCCGACAGGTCGGCAGCCAGCGCCTGACCTGAAGCGTCGGCCAAGGTCACGCCTGCACCGCCGGGCAGACCCAGCGCACCCAGACTGCGGGCAGCGGCGCGGCCCACCAGCAGGCTCAGCGGCACGGCCTGACCCAGGGCTTCCGAGAGCTGTGCCTGCGCCGTCATCAGCGCCGCGACGTCAGCATTCAGACGCAGCGAGACGCCCGCGAAGGCTGCTGCTGGCATGGGTGTGGCCTGCGCGGCAGGCAGGACGGGGGCGGCGGGCACAGGCGGCGCGGCCACCGGGGCAGGCATCGGCGTGGCGGGCACGGCCACAGACGGGGCCTCGACCACCGGAACGGCGGAGTCGGGAACGAAGCTGCCCAGATCGCTGCTGACAGCGGCAGGCACATGCTCGGCGGCAGGCTGACCCTGATCGAGTTCGACGACCTCGGTCTCGGCAGCGTCCACTTCGATGGGCAGGGACTCGGTGGGCATGGACACGGCTGCCGGAACCACTTCGGCAGGGGTTTCGGTGTGGGCCACGCCGATCAGCGGCTCTGGCGTGGGGGCAGACACCGGGGCGGGCTGAGGCGTCGCCTGGGCTGCAACCGGCGGCACGGCAGTTTCAGCGGGCTTGCGGTACAGGCGCGACAGGAAGCCGCCCAGGCCGAAGCCTGCGGCGGGCTGAGCAGGCGGCTGAGCCACGTCGGCCTGCGCGGCCACCGGGGAGACGGCGGGCTGCACTTCGGGCATCTGCACTGCGGGCATGGACACGGGTGCCGGAGCCAGTTCCTCGGCGGCCACGGCGGCCACGGCGGCCACGGCGGGCACGTCGAGTTCGGCCTCTTCCAGCTCGAAATCCTCGTTCTCGCTGGAAACGTCTTCTTCAAGCACTGCGGCGGCGGGAACTTCGAGCTGCCTGGGCATCTCGGCAACCGGCGCGGCCTCCATCATTGGCGCGGCATGCACGCCGTTCAGGACGGGTTCGACCTTCACGTCGGAGTGCTGCGCCACGAACTCGGTGATGTCGGACTCGACGCCCGCAGCGCTCAGTGCCTGCAGGCCCGCGCTGCCCATCACCGGCATCGGGGGCATCTGCCCGGTCCAGCCGGGAGGCGCTTCATCCACCGGGGTCGCCGGCGGCTCCTCGTCACCGCTCATAATGCGGGAAAGATAGTTCAGAATATCCTGTTCCACGATGGTGCCGCTGTCCCCTGAGCCGGGGATGTTGCGCCAGTCGATACCGTTCGCTTCAGCCAAAATCTTGGCCAGCGGCGAGATTGAGTCCATGTGTGCCACCTCTGGCCTCACATTCTAAGCCATTTCTCACTGTTGTCCGTGAGGTTTTTCAGACGCGGTGGGGGGTGTGCTTCCCCAGGCAGCCGCGCCCCAGCCCCCTTCCGGCGACCGGGCAAGGAGTCATTTCGGAAGGCCGGGCCGCGTGATAGTGTGACGGCACTTCCGGGCAAGACGCCAGGAAAGGAACCATCCATGAATTCCTGTGCAACTGCCAACGCCAACCCTGCCGATCCCGCCATGCCGACTCCGCCATGCTGATTTTTGAAGAGATGTTGACCCGTGGGCATGAGCAGCTCACGGTGCTTCAGCACGCTCCCAGCGGCCTGAAGGCGGTCGTGGCGATTCATTCCACCGTGCTCGGCCCGGCCATCGCGGGCTGTCGTCTGCGCCCCTACGACGAAGAACGCGCCCTGCGCGACGCGCTCGCCATCAGCGAATCGATCACCTTCAAGGCGGCGCTGGCAGGTCTGAACTACGGCGGCGGGGCCTGTGTGCTGCTGGCCCCCGCCAATGGTTCGGAAGAGAACCACCTGCGAGAAGCGCTGTTTCGTTCGCTGGGACGGCAGGTACGGGGGCTGGGACAGCGCCTCATCCTGACCGAAGATGCGGGCGTGACCGGCCAGGACATCGCCTTCACGGCCCAGGAAACCCAGGCCACGCTGGGCATGCACACCGACACCCCCACCGTCACCGCTTACGGCGTGTACCGGGGGCTGAAGGCGGCGGCCCGGACGGTCCTGGGCAGCGAGAGTCTGCGCGGCGTGCGCGTGGCGGTGCTGGGTGTCGGCTCGCTGGGCACGGCGCTGTGTCGCCACCTGTACCGCGAGGGCGCACGGCTGACCATCGCCGATCAGCGGGCAGGCCGCGCCCAGGCACTGGCCGAGGAACTGGGCGGCAACGTGAAGGTGGTCGATGTCGAAGACCTGCTGGACGCGCCCTGCGACGTGCTTTCGCCGTGTGGGTTCGGGCACAGCATCAAATACGCCGATGTCGAGAGGTTGCAGTGCCGCATGATCGCCGGGGGCGAGCATCAGCCGCTGTCGCGCCGGGGAGAGCAGGCGGTCAAGGAAGCGGGCATCGCCTATGTGCCCGATTACGCCATCAACGCGGCGGGCCTGATCTCGGTGGCAACCGGCATCAGTGCCGATCAGGCCGCCGAACAGGTGTATCAGACGGTGCTGCACATCTGCACCCTGGCCCAGCAGAACAGTAAACCCATTCATGTGGTGGCGAGAAGGCTGGCCGAGCGCCGCATCGAACTGATCGGCTCGCTGGCAAGGCCCGTGGTGTGATGAACAATCAGAAGCAGCAGCAGAGTAGAAAGGCAAGGATGCAACGATGACTGTCAGTTTCAAGAAAACAGCGGCACTTTCAGGGCGAGCATTTCAAGCAGGCGTCAAACGGCACCCAGCACCCGGCAGGGAGGGTCTGTGCCGTTCGTAATCGGCGTGGCGGGCGGCTCGGGCAGCGGCAAGACCACCGTGACGCGCCGCGTGATCGAGACGGTGGGCAGTGAGGGCGTGGCGGTGCTGGTGCAGGACAACTACTACCGCGACCAGTCGGATATTCCTTTCGACACCCGCCTGAAAACCAATTACGACCATCCGGCAGCCTTCGACTGGGAACTGCTGGGAGAGCATCTGGAAGCGCTGCTGGCGGGCGTTCCCATCGAGATGCCCAGTTACGATTTCACCCACCACACCCGCGCCCAGCAGACCCTGACCGTTCTGCCTGCTCCGGTGGTGGTGCTGGAGGGCTTTTTCGCACTGTACGAGAAGGCGATCCGGACGCACATGCACCTGAAGGTCTTCGTGGATGCCGACGCCGACGTGCGGTTCATCCGGCGGTTGCAGCGCGATACCCAGGAACGCGGGCGCACCCAGGAGAGCGTCATCAAGCAGTACCTCGACTTCGTGCGGCCCATGCACCTGCAATTCGTGGAACCGACCAAACGCTATGCCGACGTGATCATTCCGCACGGCGGCATGAACGAACCCGCGCTCGACATGCTGGCAGCCCGAATTCGCAGCACCGTCTGAGCCACCTCCGCTCTTCGCTCGGCCAGCGCTGCCCAGAGCGGTGTATCTGCCGTGCAGACAGGCGCTCCACCCGTTTCACCAAGCGGATTTCTGCCCGAACATGGCAACCCGCTCTCTGAGAAAGCCGCTCCTGGAAGGGAAACGCGGTGAATCTGCTCCTCTCACCTGACCGAATCTCGGAGAGTGGGAACGCCCCGAACGGCAGGCTTCACTTTTACCTGGACTGTACCGTCACCGCCGATACTGCTCGCCGCCGCTTCCTTGGAACCTTCCAGAGCGCTACCCTGTGCCTTGCCCGGCGAAGCTCCAGCTCCTGCCCCATCCAGCTACAGCCGCCTCCCCCGCCCCTGCTGCCCGCCTTCTCTCCCCGACCGGAGCCACCGTGACCCAGCCACCTGCCAAGCCCCCGCTTTCCCGTTCCCCGGCCACCACGCCGGGTACGCATCTGCCGCCCGCCACCCGCCACCCGCTGACGCCCGTGCTGCTGGGTATCATCGCCCTGGCCCTGATTCCGGCGCTGATCCTGGCGTTCTCGCGTGTGGCCTTCGAGGGCCAGCAGAAGACCGTTGCCATGATCATGGATTACCCGTCAGTGTCGGGACAGGCCAATGTGAACGGGCAGACGCCGCTCGACCTGCTGAACCATTACCGCACGCTGGGAGTGAACGGTGTGGCTGTCTACGAAGACACCGTGAGTTCCAGAGTGACGCGCGGCGAACTGTACCTGAAGTCCGGGGCCGATCTGGCGTCCGACAACCCCGGCCAGGGCTTCAATACTCAGTGGACCTACACCCGCGACCTCAAGCCGGGCACCATCGAATCGCTGATTCCCCGCTACAACGTCAAACCCGTTCAGGTGAAGCTGCTCGGCTTTAACTGGTTCGCGTGGCCGATCAATCCGGCCTTTCTGCCGGCTGGCCCGAACCTGACGCTCATCAACAGTCTGAAGGCGCAGGGCTACATCGTGGTATACCGCCCGTTCGACAGCAGCGCCGTGCTGAACCCCGGTGCCGACTGGCCCGACGTACCGTTCCTGGCCTTCACTTCGGGCAAGATCACGGGCGAGGGCAACCCGGATCTGATGCGCCAGATGCGCGAACGCCTGG carries:
- the udk gene encoding uridine kinase, which gives rise to MPFVIGVAGGSGSGKTTVTRRVIETVGSEGVAVLVQDNYYRDQSDIPFDTRLKTNYDHPAAFDWELLGEHLEALLAGVPIEMPSYDFTHHTRAQQTLTVLPAPVVVLEGFFALYEKAIRTHMHLKVFVDADADVRFIRRLQRDTQERGRTQESVIKQYLDFVRPMHLQFVEPTKRYADVIIPHGGMNEPALDMLAARIRSTV
- a CDS encoding Glu/Leu/Phe/Val dehydrogenase dimerization domain-containing protein, producing MLIFEEMLTRGHEQLTVLQHAPSGLKAVVAIHSTVLGPAIAGCRLRPYDEERALRDALAISESITFKAALAGLNYGGGACVLLAPANGSEENHLREALFRSLGRQVRGLGQRLILTEDAGVTGQDIAFTAQETQATLGMHTDTPTVTAYGVYRGLKAAARTVLGSESLRGVRVAVLGVGSLGTALCRHLYREGARLTIADQRAGRAQALAEELGGNVKVVDVEDLLDAPCDVLSPCGFGHSIKYADVERLQCRMIAGGEHQPLSRRGEQAVKEAGIAYVPDYAINAAGLISVATGISADQAAEQVYQTVLHICTLAQQNSKPIHVVARRLAERRIELIGSLARPVV
- a CDS encoding PLP-dependent aspartate aminotransferase family protein encodes the protein MTPADPSDHQPTPSLTTLAVRAGEHASPTASTSLIEPIYQSTVYSFPDLESLEAGMAGQQDAYFYYRNGTPNASTLERALAELEGCEAAACAASGMAAISAAFLGVLSAGDHIITDERVYGVTYALLRDELPRLGIEVSFVDALDLDAVAAAFRPNTKLLHVENLTNPLLTVTDVPKLAELAHARGALLSVDSTFTGPAVFRPAQHGADIVTHSLAKYLSGHSTAFGGAVIGRADLVAQARRVLLRLGGTISAFDAWMTLQGLKTLGLRMRAHSGNAQAIADVLQNHPRVRRVYHPGLESHPQFLLAQDLYPDGFGGMMALEVDDADEFVKRLAGRIPLAPSLADVMSTLSHPWSTSHRALPDADKRRLGITPGLLRFSVGIEDVVDLLDELERALA
- a CDS encoding E3 binding domain-containing protein produces the protein MDSISPLAKILAEANGIDWRNIPGSGDSGTIVEQDILNYLSRIMSGDEEPPATPVDEAPPGWTGQMPPMPVMGSAGLQALSAAGVESDITEFVAQHSDVKVEPVLNGVHAAPMMEAAPVAEMPRQLEVPAAAVLEEDVSSENEDFELEEAELDVPAVAAVAAVAAEELAPAPVSMPAVQMPEVQPAVSPVAAQADVAQPPAQPAAGFGLGGFLSRLYRKPAETAVPPVAAQATPQPAPVSAPTPEPLIGVAHTETPAEVVPAAVSMPTESLPIEVDAAETEVVELDQGQPAAEHVPAAVSSDLGSFVPDSAVPVVEAPSVAVPATPMPAPVAAPPVPAAPVLPAAQATPMPAAAFAGVSLRLNADVAALMTAQAQLSEALGQAVPLSLLVGRAAARSLGALGLPGGAGVTLADASGQALAADLSGDFRTSLGALSQRGGAAQGLLVLDAAELGLDELHLGERSLSVGRSEDGRAVLSLRGDMDARRGASFLHDVAALLETPIKLLF